Proteins from a genomic interval of Micromonospora sp. NBC_00389:
- the leuE gene encoding leucine efflux protein LeuE produces the protein MMAGVLGITDIWTYVLGTVAIILLPGPNSLFVLSTAAKRGVGAGYRAAGGVFVGDGVLMFLSAAGVASLLKAYPPVFMVIKYVGAAYLGYVGVTMLRGAWRRWRDRNDPSTPRLIDAAEPAAMRSPFRKALVISLLNPKAILFFISFFIQFVDPGYAWPALSFLLLGLIAQVTSALYLTALIFAGTFLAAQFSQRRRLAAGGTTAVAALFLAFSLKLATASAG, from the coding sequence ATGATGGCGGGCGTGCTGGGGATCACCGACATCTGGACGTACGTGCTGGGCACCGTGGCCATCATCCTGCTGCCCGGGCCGAACTCACTCTTCGTGCTCTCCACCGCCGCCAAACGGGGCGTGGGGGCCGGCTACCGGGCCGCTGGCGGGGTGTTCGTCGGCGACGGGGTGCTGATGTTCCTCTCCGCCGCCGGGGTGGCGTCGCTGCTCAAGGCGTACCCGCCGGTGTTCATGGTGATCAAGTACGTCGGCGCCGCGTACCTCGGGTATGTCGGGGTGACCATGCTGCGCGGCGCCTGGCGGCGCTGGCGCGACCGCAACGACCCGAGCACGCCGCGGCTCATCGACGCCGCGGAGCCGGCGGCGATGCGCAGCCCGTTCCGCAAGGCGCTGGTGATCAGCCTGCTGAACCCGAAGGCGATCCTGTTCTTCATCTCGTTCTTCATCCAGTTCGTCGACCCCGGCTACGCCTGGCCGGCGCTGTCGTTCCTGCTGCTGGGGCTGATCGCTCAGGTGACCAGCGCGCTCTACCTGACCGCGTTGATCTTCGCGGGCACCTTCCTGGCCGCGCAGTTCAGCCAGCGCCGCCGGCTCGCCGCCGGCGGCACCACCGCCGTCGCCGCGCTCTTCCTCGCCTTCAGCCTCAAGCTCGCCACCGCCAGCGCCGGCTGA
- a CDS encoding bifunctional pyridoxamine 5'-phosphate oxidase family protein/GNAT family N-acetyltransferase, whose protein sequence is MYPPTARTTPNRSRDKMSYDRDAAHAVLDEAYHCALGFTVDGQPRVLPTLHVRIGDTLYLHGSTGSRPLLAARGDGLPVCVTVTLLDGLVYARSQFHHSANYRSVVALGTARLVTDEREKTAMLTALVEKVGAGRSADSRPPSRRELAETAVLALPLREVSVRARSGGVREDEADLHLPHWAGVLPLRLTAGLPEPDAGVTAPLPAYLRAPRTPWHDPAPMSGEHVRLEPLDLAHADELHTATADEEVWRHMNVAAPSAPDGTAEVIAAALAAQHRGERVPWVQRCAATGAVVGSTSYYEIDPERRSVAIGYTFLGRPWWRTGINTEAKLLLLSRAFDELGAVRVAWHTDIRNERSQAAIERLGATREGVLRMHRQRPDGSWRDTVQYAMTVDEWPNAQLRLRERLRRTAPVA, encoded by the coding sequence ATGTACCCACCCACCGCCCGGACCACCCCCAACCGTTCCCGCGACAAGATGAGCTACGACCGGGACGCCGCGCACGCCGTGCTCGACGAGGCGTACCACTGCGCGCTGGGGTTCACCGTCGACGGCCAGCCGCGGGTGCTGCCCACCCTGCACGTACGGATCGGCGACACGCTCTACCTGCACGGCTCCACCGGCAGCCGGCCGCTGCTCGCCGCCCGGGGCGACGGGCTGCCGGTCTGCGTCACGGTGACCCTGCTCGACGGCCTGGTCTACGCCCGCTCCCAGTTCCACCACAGCGCCAACTACCGCTCAGTGGTCGCGCTGGGCACCGCCCGGCTGGTCACCGACGAGCGGGAGAAGACCGCCATGCTCACCGCGCTGGTGGAGAAGGTGGGCGCGGGACGCAGCGCGGACAGCCGCCCGCCCAGCCGGCGGGAGCTGGCCGAGACCGCCGTACTGGCACTGCCGCTGCGCGAGGTGTCGGTCCGGGCCCGCAGCGGAGGAGTCCGCGAGGACGAGGCCGACCTGCACCTGCCGCACTGGGCCGGGGTCCTGCCGCTGCGGCTGACCGCCGGGCTGCCCGAGCCGGACGCTGGAGTCACCGCGCCGCTGCCGGCGTACCTCCGGGCGCCCCGCACGCCCTGGCACGACCCGGCCCCGATGAGCGGCGAACACGTCCGGCTGGAGCCGCTGGACCTGGCCCACGCCGACGAGCTGCACACCGCCACCGCCGACGAGGAGGTCTGGCGGCACATGAACGTCGCGGCACCGAGCGCGCCAGACGGGACCGCCGAGGTGATCGCCGCCGCGCTGGCCGCGCAGCACCGCGGCGAGCGGGTGCCCTGGGTGCAGCGCTGCGCGGCGACCGGGGCGGTGGTCGGCAGCACGTCCTACTACGAGATCGACCCGGAACGGCGGTCGGTCGCGATCGGGTACACCTTCCTGGGCCGGCCGTGGTGGCGTACCGGGATCAACACCGAGGCGAAGCTGCTGCTGCTCAGTCGGGCCTTCGACGAGTTGGGCGCGGTGCGGGTGGCCTGGCACACCGACATCCGCAACGAACGCTCGCAGGCGGCCATCGAACGGCTCGGCGCCACCCGGGAGGGCGTGCTGCGGATGCACCGGCAACGCCCGGACGGCTCCTGGCGGGACACCGTGCAGTACGCGATGACCGTCGACGAGTGGCCGAACGCACAGCTCAGGCTCCGGGAAAGGCTTCGCCGGACGGCACCGGTGGCGTGA
- a CDS encoding aminotransferase class I/II-fold pyridoxal phosphate-dependent enzyme has protein sequence MSARYQFAGTTAVAISASIESGIRTGALPPGTALPPVRVLAAELGVSPATVARAYQELRQRGLLATAGRHGTRVRPRPPVAARRSALRPAPLPGARDLSRGEPDSRLLPSLGPHLAALAAEAGPPVGYSTAGVLPELAVAARARLSADGVPAGELTLTGGALDGIERLLGAHLRPGDAVAVEDPGWANLLDLVAALGLRPIGVPLDDEGPLVAGVAAALAAGARALVVTSRAQNPTGAAVSAARAEALRALLAGRRDLLLIEDDHAAELARVPLHPLAGATPSWAFLRSVSKPFGPDLRLAVLAGDETTVARVTGRTRVGAGWVSTVLQRLVLALWRDPAVAELVERAAESYEQRREGLLAALAEHGLTAHGRSGINVWLPVADETSAVTALRDAGWSVAPGSLYRIAAPPGLRITISPLATSDLAPLAAALAQAADPTPLPGFST, from the coding sequence GTGTCAGCACGCTATCAGTTCGCCGGGACGACGGCCGTCGCGATTTCGGCCAGCATCGAGTCGGGCATCCGTACGGGTGCCCTGCCACCCGGGACCGCCCTGCCACCGGTCCGGGTGCTCGCCGCCGAGCTGGGCGTCAGCCCGGCCACCGTCGCCCGCGCCTACCAGGAGCTGCGCCAGCGCGGCCTGCTCGCCACCGCCGGGCGGCACGGCACCCGGGTGCGCCCCCGCCCGCCGGTGGCCGCCCGGCGCTCCGCGCTGCGCCCGGCGCCGTTGCCCGGTGCCCGTGACCTGTCCCGGGGCGAGCCCGACTCCCGGCTGCTGCCCTCGCTCGGCCCGCACCTGGCGGCCCTCGCCGCCGAGGCCGGCCCGCCGGTCGGCTACTCCACCGCCGGAGTGCTGCCCGAGCTTGCGGTGGCGGCCCGCGCCCGGCTGAGCGCCGACGGAGTGCCGGCCGGGGAGCTCACCCTCACCGGTGGCGCGCTGGACGGCATCGAGCGGCTGCTCGGCGCCCACCTGCGTCCCGGCGACGCGGTGGCGGTCGAGGATCCGGGCTGGGCCAACCTGCTCGACCTGGTCGCCGCGCTGGGGCTACGCCCGATCGGCGTACCGCTGGACGACGAGGGTCCGCTGGTGGCCGGGGTGGCGGCCGCGCTCGCCGCCGGTGCGCGGGCGCTGGTGGTCACCAGCCGGGCGCAGAACCCGACCGGCGCGGCCGTCTCCGCCGCCCGGGCCGAGGCGCTGCGGGCGCTGCTCGCCGGCCGGCGGGACCTGCTGCTGATCGAGGACGACCACGCCGCCGAGCTGGCCCGCGTACCCCTGCACCCGCTGGCCGGGGCGACCCCGAGCTGGGCCTTCCTCCGGTCGGTGAGCAAACCCTTCGGCCCGGACCTGCGGCTGGCCGTGCTGGCTGGCGACGAGACCACGGTGGCCCGGGTGACCGGCCGGACGCGGGTGGGCGCCGGCTGGGTCTCCACCGTGCTGCAACGACTGGTGCTCGCGCTGTGGCGGGACCCGGCGGTCGCCGAGCTGGTGGAGCGGGCGGCGGAGAGTTACGAGCAGCGGCGCGAGGGGCTGCTGGCCGCGTTGGCGGAGCACGGCCTGACCGCGCACGGCCGCAGCGGCATCAACGTCTGGCTGCCGGTGGCGGACGAGACCAGCGCGGTCACCGCGCTGCGCGACGCCGGCTGGTCGGTGGCCCCCGGCAGCCTCTACCGAATCGCCGCCCCACCCGGCCTCCGCATCACCATCAGCCCTCTCGCCACGTCCGATCTCGCCCCGCTGGCCGCCGCGCTGGCCCAGGCCGCGGACCCAACCCCACTCCCGGGCTTCTCCACCTGA